A genomic stretch from bacterium includes:
- a CDS encoding universal stress protein, translating to MGYQTIVVATDFSEGAEAAVEHAAELAKHFDAKLVLVHAYNIEIPIASPAMAGGYVLPEGFFKSISEQASIQTENAAKAIADEGIDAIGVAIDRPAFQAITEEAERRGADLIVMGTRGLTGLKHMAMGSVADRVVRSAPCPVLTVPAH from the coding sequence ATGGGATACCAGACGATCGTCGTCGCCACGGATTTCTCGGAAGGCGCGGAAGCCGCCGTCGAGCACGCGGCGGAGCTCGCGAAGCACTTCGACGCCAAGCTCGTCCTGGTCCACGCCTACAACATCGAGATCCCGATCGCCTCGCCGGCGATGGCGGGCGGCTACGTCCTGCCGGAGGGCTTCTTCAAGTCGATCTCCGAGCAGGCCTCGATCCAGACCGAGAACGCCGCCAAGGCGATCGCCGACGAGGGCATCGACGCGATCGGGGTCGCGATCGACCGACCCGCATTCCAGGCGATCACCGAAGAGGCGGAGCGACGCGGCGCCGACCTCATCGTCATGGGCACCCGCGGCCTCACGGGCCTCAAGCACATGGCAATGGGCAGCGTGGCGGACCGGGTCGTGCGAAGCGCGCCCTGCCCGGTCCTGACCGTCCCCGCTCACTGA
- a CDS encoding universal stress protein gives MAGREGSGIHTIFCATDFSDTSELAVRHAAALARRHAAQVILAHVVEPLPVEPYPLPMALPEGEAELGKRAMARLEAVAECLREDGFAVETEHAVGPPGPQLVEMIRKSDANLVVIGTRGQTGLQHLLLGSTAEHLVRRSPVPVLTIHPEDHATVEKPRRVIVPTDLSDDAEVALDAFLELFRPEDVPQVELAFADSIPPYLASMSHDELAKADRPDARRDELVSHLQPMITRLEERGFRVELRVLDGGPVEAVTGLADIDGADLIVMSTHGRSAIANFLLGRTAQRVVQRAPCPVLTVCPQRRLATP, from the coding sequence ATGGCAGGACGAGAGGGCAGCGGCATTCATACGATCTTCTGTGCGACGGATTTCTCGGACACGAGCGAGCTCGCGGTCCGACACGCGGCGGCCCTGGCCCGGCGTCACGCGGCGCAGGTCATCCTCGCGCACGTCGTGGAGCCGCTTCCGGTCGAGCCCTATCCGCTTCCGATGGCGCTCCCGGAAGGCGAGGCCGAGCTCGGCAAGCGGGCCATGGCACGGCTCGAGGCGGTCGCCGAGTGCCTGCGCGAGGACGGGTTCGCCGTCGAGACCGAGCACGCCGTGGGGCCGCCCGGGCCGCAGCTCGTCGAGATGATCAGGAAGTCCGACGCGAATCTGGTCGTGATCGGAACGAGGGGGCAGACGGGCCTGCAGCACCTGCTGCTCGGAAGCACCGCAGAGCACCTCGTCCGACGTTCCCCCGTGCCCGTCCTCACGATCCATCCCGAAGACCATGCGACGGTCGAGAAGCCGCGCCGGGTGATCGTGCCGACGGATCTCTCCGACGACGCGGAGGTCGCCCTGGATGCCTTCCTCGAGCTCTTCAGGCCGGAGGACGTGCCGCAGGTCGAGCTCGCCTTCGCGGATTCGATTCCGCCCTATCTCGCGTCGATGAGCCACGACGAGCTGGCGAAGGCCGACCGCCCCGATGCGCGGCGGGACGAGCTCGTCTCCCACCTCCAGCCGATGATCACGCGACTCGAGGAGCGTGGCTTCCGGGTCGAGCTCCGGGTCCTCGACGGCGGGCCGGTCGAGGCGGTGACCGGGCTGGCGGACATCGATGGTGCGGATCTGATCGTGATGAGCACGCATGGGCGATCGGCGATCGCGAACTTCCTGCTCGGGCGGACGGCGCAGCGCGTCGTCCAGCGCGCACCCTGTCCGGTCCTCACCGTGTGCCCGCAGCGGCGATTGGCGACGCCGTAG
- a CDS encoding YaiI/YqxD family protein produces MSDIFVDGDACPVKDEVYAVAARLGLAVVVVANQRMHVPTDLGVEMIVVPDGPDAADDWIAEEIRAGDIVITADIPLAARCLEVGAFALGTNGREFTPDSIGGALATREIKATLRESGTATGGPRPLGARERSRFSGELDRIAHRALRGETSAGR; encoded by the coding sequence ATGAGCGACATCTTCGTCGACGGCGATGCCTGCCCGGTGAAGGACGAGGTCTATGCCGTCGCGGCGCGCCTGGGACTCGCGGTGGTCGTCGTCGCCAACCAGCGCATGCACGTTCCGACGGACCTGGGCGTCGAGATGATCGTCGTCCCGGACGGGCCCGATGCCGCCGACGACTGGATTGCGGAGGAGATCCGCGCCGGCGACATCGTGATCACCGCCGATATCCCGCTCGCCGCGCGCTGCCTCGAGGTGGGCGCCTTCGCACTCGGCACGAACGGGCGCGAGTTCACCCCCGACTCGATCGGCGGCGCGCTGGCGACCCGCGAGATCAAGGCCACGCTCCGGGAATCGGGAACCGCCACCGGCGGCCCCCGCCCACTCGGCGCCCGGGAGCGCTCCCGATTCTCGGGAGAGCTCGACCGGATCGCCCATCGCGCCCTCCGCGGCGAGACGTCCGCGGGCCGCTGA
- a CDS encoding caspase family protein — protein sequence MFVALLAAGAVGCAGVRVPLPTVAEVPPGTPLPIDGIYILQENGKRYRAEAGRIWILDPLAIGPVRTDPGQVTARDLLQTGPTTYHGSDIGTGGPTTITAHPDRLTLVTRGPVGVVNYTMLPVELDDPEWYAAQLESDRIVARDGTTRRPGESASAMSPSAIDLPAPGDANEAADTPLSSSERARFGGYHALVIGNDDYARLPKLVTARNDARTVAALLERRYGFEVTVLEDATRAEILRALRSYRETMSASDNLLIYYAGHGWLDRDADEGYWLPVDADADSDIHWISNATITGYLRSIQAKHVMIVADSCYSGTLTRGIKVAPVRTPDYLDRLSSQRARIVLSSGGLEPVVDGGGGGHSAFARHFIDVLDANQGILDSTTLYARIRRPVMLAADQAPELADIRKAGHEGGDFLFVRAEPSAR from the coding sequence GTGTTCGTCGCCCTGCTCGCCGCCGGCGCCGTCGGCTGTGCCGGCGTCCGCGTCCCGCTGCCGACGGTGGCCGAGGTCCCGCCGGGCACGCCGCTCCCGATCGACGGGATCTACATCCTGCAGGAGAACGGAAAGCGTTACCGGGCCGAGGCCGGCCGGATCTGGATCCTCGACCCCCTCGCGATCGGTCCCGTTCGCACGGACCCGGGCCAGGTCACCGCTCGCGACCTCCTCCAGACCGGCCCCACGACCTATCACGGAAGCGACATCGGCACCGGCGGCCCCACCACGATCACCGCCCACCCCGATCGCCTGACGCTGGTCACGCGCGGACCGGTCGGCGTCGTGAACTACACGATGCTGCCGGTCGAGCTCGACGATCCGGAGTGGTACGCGGCGCAGCTCGAGAGCGATCGGATCGTCGCCCGCGACGGCACGACGCGCCGCCCCGGCGAGAGCGCCTCCGCGATGTCCCCGAGCGCGATCGACCTCCCCGCCCCTGGCGACGCGAACGAGGCTGCGGACACGCCGCTCTCTTCGTCGGAGCGCGCCCGCTTCGGCGGCTACCACGCCCTCGTGATCGGCAACGACGACTACGCGCGTCTGCCGAAGCTCGTGACCGCGCGGAACGACGCGCGGACCGTCGCCGCGCTCCTCGAGCGTCGCTACGGCTTCGAGGTCACCGTCCTCGAGGATGCGACCCGCGCCGAGATCCTGCGCGCCCTGCGCAGCTATCGCGAGACGATGTCCGCCTCCGACAACCTGTTGATCTACTACGCCGGCCACGGCTGGCTCGACCGCGACGCCGACGAGGGGTACTGGCTGCCCGTCGATGCCGACGCGGACAGCGACATCCACTGGATCTCGAACGCCACGATCACGGGCTATCTCCGATCGATCCAGGCGAAACACGTGATGATCGTCGCGGACAGCTGCTATTCCGGCACGCTCACCCGCGGCATCAAGGTCGCCCCCGTTCGCACGCCCGACTACCTCGACCGGCTCTCGTCCCAGCGCGCCCGGATCGTCCTCTCCTCGGGCGGCCTCGAGCCGGTGGTCGATGGCGGAGGCGGCGGCCACTCCGCCTTCGCGCGCCACTTCATCGACGTCCTCGACGCGAACCAGGGCATCCTCGACTCCACGACCCTCTACGCGAGGATCCGTCGTCCGGTCATGCTCGCCGCCGACCAGGCGCCGGAGCTGGCCGACATCCGCAAGGCGGGCCACGAGGGCGGCGACTTCCTCTTCGTGCGCGCGGAGCCCTCCGCCCGATGA